A window from Theobroma cacao cultivar B97-61/B2 chromosome 3, Criollo_cocoa_genome_V2, whole genome shotgun sequence encodes these proteins:
- the LOC18604145 gene encoding AMSH-like ubiquitin thioesterase 1 has protein sequence MRSSTERRINIAASAQRLDVDDRISFRYYYRIADNILKQADIFRAEKNIIDLYIMLLRFSSLVSETIPCHRDYRASLQSQKVYLKKKLLNALSELEELKPAVQQKISELNRKYTYQSNSLQQSSVKNQSLTYYGATKAVRPAAREFGYYGSRTQQFTYAKPMEEQFSRISLNLLRPKEETLSKHSILGPNGLYGQWQPPKSDIGVQYPSNIDLAPVEIPRLQQPVENELPGKNDHSNSEPEVPNTELTLAVGDSQKCHVDEPCSMISFDESETTPVHINVTRQPSPPPVLAEVQDLVHAITPQVTETDCRIENPSADGIVHSESPLQLHIATTMMESFMKLAKSNTDRNLETCGVLAGSLKNRKFYVTALIIPKQESTSDSCQTTNEEEIFEVQDKKSLFPLGWIHTHPTQSCFMSSIDLHTHYSYQIMLPESVAIVMAPRDTARKHGIFRLTTPGGMSVIRHCQQRGFHPHEQPPDGGPIYSSCTDVYMNPNLKFDVIDLR, from the exons ATGAGGTCTTCGACGGAGAGAAGAATAAACATAGCGGCGAGTGCGCAAAGACTCGATGTTGATGATCGGATCTCTTTCCGGTATTACTACCGGATCGCCGACAATATTCTCAAAcag GCTGATATCTTTCGAGCTGAGAAGAATATTATTGACCTATACATCATGCTTCTAAGGTTTTCAAG TTTGGTTTCTGAAACAATACCATGCCATCGAGATTATAGAGCATCTTTGCAGAGTCAAAAGGTCTACTTGAAAAag AAACTACTGAATGCCTTGAGTGAGCTAGAGGAGTTGAAGCCAGCAGTGCAACAAAAGATCAGTGAATTAAACAgaaaatatacatatcaaagTAATTCATTACAGCAATCTTCTGTGAAAAACCAAAGTTTGACATACTATGGAGCGACAAAG GCAGTTAGACCAGCTGCACGAGAATTTGGTTATTATGGTTCAAGAACTCAGCAATTTACATATGCCAAACCAATGGAAGAGCAATTCAGCAGAAT ATCATTAAACCTTCTGCGTCCAAAGGAGGAAACCCTCtccaaacattctattttggGTCCAAATGGGCTTTATGGGCAGTGGCAGCCACCTAAGAGTGATATAGGG GTGCAATATCCTAGCAACATTGACCTTGCTCCTGTTGAAATCCCAAG gTTGCAGCAGCCTGTAGAGAATGAACTTCCAGGGAAGAATGATCATAGCAACTCAGAACCTGAAGTACCAAACACAGAATTAACTCTTGCTGTTGGTGATAGTCAGAAGTGTCATGTGGATGAACCTTGTTCGATGATTTCTTTTGATGAATCAGAAACCACCCCTGTTCATATAAATGTTACCAGACAACCGTCTCCTCCACCTGTACTTGCAGAAGTGCAGGATTTGGTTCATGCTATAACTCCTCAGGTCACTGAGACAGATTGTAGGATAGAGAATCCCTCGGCAGATGGTATTGTTCATTCTGAATCTCCTCTACAGTTGCACATT GCAACCACAATGATGGAAAGCTTCATGAAGCTGGCTAAATCTAATACTGATAGGAATTTAGAAACTTGTGGTGTCCTTGCAGGTTCGCTT aaaaacagaaagttcTATGTTACAGCTCTTATTATCCCGAAGCAGGAATCAACATCTGACTCG tGTCAAACGACAAATGAGGAGGAAATATTTGAAGTACAGGATAAGAAATCTCTCTTCCCCTTGGGGTGGATTCAT ACACATCCTACGCAGTCGTGCTTTATGTCATCAATTGATCTTCACACTCACTACTCATACCAG ATTATGTTGCCAGAATCTGTTGCAATAGTAATGGCGCCAAGGGATACTGCGAG AAAACATGGCATCTTTCGTTTGACAACTCCAGGTGGCATGTCGGTCATCAGACATTGCCAGCAACGTGGATTTCATCCGCACGAACAACCTCCTGATGGGGGCCCCATCTACAGTTCCTGTACAGATGTGTATATGAATCCCAATCTGAAGTTTGATGTCATCGATCTTCGATGA
- the LOC18604146 gene encoding vitellogenin-2, producing the protein MMCSETSPRLSFSHDLGQADDLPIELDESRRDTMLLETCSDFEFNICSFEQQSSPADELFANGMILPVRLQERQRVQKCELPPPVSLPPRPKPSTAGDSKKDSMGQIRPASSDSEEKPQSKSFWGFKRSSSLNRDIKKSLVCSLPLLSRSNSTGSVPNPKRSSIKDINKHTSQKLSMTKSSSSSSSSSSSCCSSCNAYKFPQKPPLKKNHGNSYGSGVRISPVLNVPPPYISKGTASLFGLGSFLRNGKGKKSRK; encoded by the coding sequence ATGATGTGCTCGGAAACAAGTCCTAGGCTATCATTTTCGCATGATCTAGGCCAAGCAGATGATTTACCCATCGAACTCGATGAATCGAGAAGGGATACAATGCTTTTGGAGACATGTTCTGATTTTGAGTTCAACATCTGCAGCTTTGAGCAGCAATCTTCTCCAGCAGATGAGCTATTTGCAAATGGAATGATACTTCCTGTCAGGCTTCAAGAGAGACAAAGAGTCCAAAAATGCGAACTCCCACCTCCCGTTTCGCTTCCTCCACGTCCGAAACCATCCACAGCTGGGGATTCGAAGAAAGACAGCATGGGGCAGATAAGGCCTGCGAGTTCTGATTCGGAAGAGAAGCCACAGTCCAAGTCCTTTTGGGGTTTCAAGAGAAGTAGCAGTCTCAACCGTGATATTAAAAAGAGCTTAGTTTGCTCGTTACCACTCCTTTCTCGAAGCAATTCAACGGGTTCAGTTCCAAATCCTAAACGCTCTTCGATAAAGGATATTAACAAGCATACTTCACAAAAGCTTTCAATGACAAAGTCAtcatcctcatcatcatcatcatcatcatcatgctgTTCTAGTTGCAATGCTTATAAGTTTCCGCAGAAGCCTCCTTTGAAGAAAAACCATGGGAATTCTTATGGCAGTGGTGTTCGAATCAGTCCTGTGCTGAATGTGCCACCTCCTTACATCTCTAAAGGAACAGCAAGTCTCTTTGGTTTAGGTTCTTTCTTACGCAATGGCAAAGGCAAGAAGAGCAGGAAATGA